In Glycine soja cultivar W05 unplaced genomic scaffold, ASM419377v2 tig00104483_1_pilon, whole genome shotgun sequence, the following are encoded in one genomic region:
- the LOC114404525 gene encoding uncharacterized protein LOC114404525: MGDFVEGRWEWKLSWRRDFFDHEIHLAADFLAEIDSTHIHQSNRDFLCWKPDTNGIFSTKSAYKVLQESHHSDSEDNVLKSMWKLKIPPKVSAFSWRFFKNRLPTRDNLRKRQVTMSSYSCPLCDHEEESIYHLMFNYEKTRSLWWETMRWVNRVGPHSIDPKNHFLQFTQWNSKARTNKRWEFLWLTLSFSIWYHRNAMLFKNQPFTPEKVMDDALFHTWSWLKCVEKDFNMHFTFWSTNLKDVFS; encoded by the coding sequence ATGGGAGATTTTGTGGAGggtaggtgggaatggaagttaTCATGGAGAAGGGACTTTTTTGATCATGAAATTCACTTGGCAGCTGATTTCCTAGCTGAGATCGATTCTACTCACATTCACCAATCCAACAGAGATTTCCTTTGCTGGAAGCCAGATACTAATggaattttttcaacaaaatctGCCTACAAAGTGCTGCAGGAGTCTCACCATAGTGATAGTGAAGACAATGTTCTTAAAAGTATGTGGAAATTGAAAATTCCTCCAAAAGTGAGTGCTTTTTCTTggagatttttcaaaaatagacTTCCTACTAGGGACAATCTCAGAAAGAGACAGGTCACAATGTCGTCTTATAGCTGTCCTCTCTGTGACCATGAAGAAGAATCGATTTATCATCTTATGTTCAACTATGAAAAGACTAGGAGTCTTTGGTGGGAGACAATGAGATGGGTTAATAGAGTGGGTCCTCATTCCATAGATCCAAAGAATCACTTTTTACAATTCACCCAGTGGAATAGCAAAGCTAGGACAAACAAAAGATGGGAATTTTTGTGGCTAACCCTGTCCTTCTCCATTTGGTATCATAGAAATGCCATGCTTTTCAAGAACCAGCCGTTCACTCCTGAAAAGGTCATGGATGATGCCTTGTTCCACACCTGGTCCTGGCTAAAATGTGTGGAGAAGGACTTCAATATGCATTTTACTTTCTGGTCAACCAATCTAAAGGATGTTTTTTCCTAG